One stretch of Kluyveromyces marxianus DMKU3-1042 DNA, complete genome, chromosome 8 DNA includes these proteins:
- the MKT1 gene encoding Mkt1p, with the protein MPVRSLEAYLFERGVVGSASIDILQNCTLGIDVNHYVSRLLTSKREQYLDAIGGPPTSLRMYIDSDLEVFQENNVTPVFLFPGSLTSNQLDYQSYSTAGADLLNSMGSQTGNPGSGKSPLASAIAQRNRAWAQWTNLLNQNKSTYIDQPLVPNEVFRHGAPIDLKRFQADLIHYFIEKDVRFQVAPYCSWMQLAYLYEMEYIDAIYGPTELLMLKNVPKFIVGMEFPNKEFRFVDSQRVLHELKCNLEDFIDICMAIGNDLQPKTLPPLQVYPSVQLFETALDMSVNGGTNYYTYLLTNPVKIDMSQEIESYQKGVSSLKYMPVLTESGRVELYTPDSHNPIATESESSKSSSPEPIPNDVHEFIQQRLPHEYNFYRSIGLIGNDLLTTLATGIYAEYAPLDGGSSESYKELVKKSIDIFKTKAVNLLTSPINRYYQIKQMKYISWFNPGNEVVSSGRILPTIFESVNRIAVCTKETEEFSISKLVNLLSGTKDLSRFITDKVLFPASVPADEKLTTPFDLLATNFLRFLTILGFYELDIESKKLTPSKYGILLSELNELDVSPENLESVLILIVFIKLGVLSLSEETHPVTPPALSAATLRSYPKESQYILVLTRVLTMYQLSQKPVNYYGPIDKKLLIFRDHLDLVKKNLCQLFESVTVSSLVTGEFDRLSLDNDGWINSIVKLMPFKLSSPNTIMAMMWEFYLQKWLHNGHDKEDAMNLISVTFSAYKSVPKLEEEFRKSFELIEQVGTVYARMAELGLIKQSDLETYENAYRFITETYSQ; encoded by the coding sequence ATGCCAGTGAGGTCTTTAGAGGCATATCTTTTCGAGAGGGGCGTTGTCGGTTCTGCATCCATTGATATTTTGCAGAACTGCACTCTGGGTATTGATGTGAACCATTATGTGTCCCGTTTATTGACCAGTAAGCGTGAGCAGTATTTGGATGCAATTGGGGGACCACCTACAAGTCTCAGGATGTACATTGATTCTGATTTGGAGGTTTTCCAAGAGAACAATGTGACGCCagtgtttttgtttccagGATCATTGACTTCGAACCAATTAGACTACCAGTCATACTCTACTGCGGGAGCAGACTTACTGAACTCAATGGGGTCCCAAACCGGTAATCCTGGTAGTGGAAAGAGTCCCTTGGCGTCAGCAATAGCCCAGAGAAATCGGGCTTGGGCACAGTGGACGAATCTGTTGAACCAAAACAAGTCTACGTACATTGACCAGCCATTGGTTCCCAATGAAGTGTTCAGACATGGTGCTCCGATTGACTTGAAAAGGTTCCAAGCGGATCTAATTCATTATTTCATCGAAAAGGATGTTCGTTTTCAAGTTGCGCCATATTGTAGCTGGATGCAGTTGGCTTACTTGTATGAGATGGAGTACATCGACGCGATATACGGGCCAACCGAACTTttaatgttgaaaaacGTTCCAAAGTTTATTGTTGGTATGGAGTTTCCAAACAAAGAATTCAGATTTGTTGACTCACAACGTGTCTTGCACGAATTGAAGTGTAACTTGGAGGACTTTATTGATATTTGCATGGCCATTGGTAACGATCTACAACCAAAAACATTGCCTCCTTTACAAGTCTACCCATCGGTCCAGCTGTTTGAGACCGCACTTGATATGTCCGTTAACGGTGGTACAAACTACTATACCTATCTCCTAACAAACCCTGTGAAAATTGATATGTCACAAGAGATTGAGAGTTACCAAAAGGgggtttcttctttgaaatatatgCCTGTCTTGACTGAAAGCGGAAGAGTCGAGCTTTACACTCCAGACTCTCATAATCCAATTGCAACGGAATCGGAAAGCtcgaaatcatcatctccAGAACCAATTCCAAACGACGTTCACGAATTTATTCAGCAGAGATTGCCACACGAGTACAACTTTTACAGATCAATTGGCTTGATAGGTAATGACTTGCTTACCACATTGGCAACTGGTATATATGCGGAATATGCCCCGCTAGATGGTGGCTCTTCCGAATCTTACAAAGAATTGGTtaaaaaatcaattgacATTTTCAAAACCAAGGCTGTCAACTTATTGACTAGCCCAATAAACAGGTATTACCAAATAAAGCAAATGAAGTACATTTCATGGTTCAACCCTGGTAATGAAgtggtttcttctggtaGGATTTTGCCAACGATCTTTGAATCTGTAAATCGAATTGCTGTTTGCACAAAGGAAACTGAAGAATTTAGCATTTCTAAATTAGTCAATCTATTGTCGGGTACAAAAGATTTGTCAAGATTCATCACTGATAAAGTCTTATTCCCTGCATCAGTTCCAGCTGATGAAAAATTGACGACACCCTTCGATCTCTTAGCAACGAACTTTTTGAGATTTTTGACAATTTTAGGATTTTATGAACTTGATATAGAATCCAAAAAATTGACTCCATCAAAATACGGTATTCTATTGTCGGAGCTTAACGAATTAGATGTTTCTCCAGAAAATCTAGAGTCTGTTCTCATTCTAATAGTGTTCATAAAACTAGGTGTTCTATCACTATCAGAAGAAACTCACCCTGTAACCCCACCCGCTTTATCAGCAGCTACTTTGCGTTCATATCCAAAAGAATCACAATACATTTTAGTACTAACACGTGTCTTGACAATGTATCAACTCTCACAAAAGCCAGTCAACTACTATGGACCAATTGACAAAAAACTATTGATTTTTAGAGATCACCTCGATCTTGTTAAGAAGAATTTGTGCCAGCTCTTTGAGAGTGTCACTGTCAGCTCTTTGGTAACTGGCGAGTTTGATAGATTGAGTTTGGATAATGATGGATGGATCAACTCCATAGTTAAATTAATGCCTTTCAAACTGTCTTCACCAAATACTATAATGGCCATGATGTGGGAATTTTACCTGCAGAAATGGTTGCATAATGGACATGATAAAGAGGATGCAATGAATTTGATATCAGTTACTTTTTCGGCATATAAATCCGTTCCTAAACTAGAGGAAGAATTCAGAAAGTCATTCGAGCTAATTGAACAGGTCGGTACGGTTTACGCAAGAATGGCAGAATTGGGATTGATTAAGCAAAGTGATCTGGAAACCTATGAAAATGCTTATAGATTTATCACGGAAACGTACTCACAATGA
- the OST3 gene encoding dolichyl-diphosphooligosaccharide--protein glycotransferase OST3 → MKFSALFLGCIVWLFSIVEAISNKKLLELSKKNGNVINLNSRNYEKILNSPRKSDIVVMFTASSTQFSCTLCNEMSPSFDVVANSWFYDHKDGISKDLKEEGHGLFFARADFGPDSKQLFSRFQLTSVPAFFVFKAGGKTADEFEKITITSELGGNHLGFLAGQIKYLTEVADLVVYEPINWGSTVITTVTVGVLTFVIRKFTSTVVGILTLRPLWGVLCSFAVITLISGNMFVKIRKPEFSGMSSNSVVYFLGGQLQNQYAIESQIVTILYSVLASAMVGLICVVPGIQKWYKNKNQEGKAAFVFFSLALAFSLCIYIFYSALVAVFALKNSGYPFKLFKNPLK, encoded by the coding sequence ATGAAGTTCAGTGCTCTATTTTTAGGGTGTATCGTATGGCTGTTCTCGATAGTAGAGGCGATTTCCAATAAGAAGCTACTAGAGTTGTCTAAAAAGAATGGGAATGTGATCAATTTAAATTCGAGGAACTATGAGAAGATATTGAACTCACCCAGGAAGTCTGATATTGTTGTGATGTTTACCGCTTCGTCAACACAGTTTTCTTGTACTTTATGCAATGAAATGAGCCCTAGTTTTGATGTAGTGGCTAATTCGTGGTTCTATGATCATAAGGATGGGATTTCCAAGGATTTGAAAGAGGAGGGACACGGCCTTTTCTTTGCTAGAGCCGATTTCGGTCCTGATTCGAAGCAACTGTTCAGCAGATTCCAATTGACGAGTGTGCCAGCGTTCTTTGTATTCAAGGCTGGTGGGAAAACTGCGGACGAGTTTGAGAAGATTACGATTACGTCGGAATTGGGAGGCAATCATCTAGGGTTCCTTGCAGGACAGATCAAGTATCTGACGGAAGTAGCTGATTTGGTTGTTTATGAGCCAATAAATTGGGGTTCCACGGTGATCACTACTGTTACTGTGGGTGTGTTGACATTCGTGATCAGAAAATTCACTTCTACTGTGGTAGGTATCCTGACATTAAGGCCACTGTGGGGTGTTCTGTGCTCCTTTGCTGTCATCACTCTCATTTCGGGTAATATGTTCGTCAAGATTCGTAAGCCAGAGTTTTCTGGTATGTCGTCAAACTCTGTTGTATACTTCCTAGGTGGACAGCTACAGAACCAGTACGCCATTGAATCTCAAATAGTCACTATTTTATACAGTGTTCTAGCGTCAGCAATGGTGGGACTAATATGTGTGGTCCCGggaattcaaaaatggtataaaaacaaaaaccaaGAAGGCAAAGCTGCgtttgtcttcttttcgCTCGCACTGGCTTTCTCTCTTTGTATCTACATTTTCTACAGCGCGTTGGTGGCTGTTTTCGCATTAAAGAACTCAGGGTACCCAttcaaattgttcaaaaatCCCCTCAAATAG
- the SNN1 gene encoding Snn1p → MNIDTQEVTNSGLHPIELCVYSLLSNNLESIYQSINELRESQAVLILQLKKLREKCKDEQDQLNKELTLGDETLRLEKLQRKVDALLKRYERMVSAVSK, encoded by the coding sequence ATGAACATTGATACACAAGAAGTGACCAACTCAGGCTTACACCCTATAGAGCTATGTGTTTATTCTCTGCTCAGCAATAATCTTGAGAGCATATACCAATCGATCAATGAATTAAGGGAATCACAGGCTGTGCTAATACTACAGTTAAAAAAACTAAGAGAGAAGTGCAAGGATGAGCAGGATCAACTTAATAAAGAATTAACATTAGGCGATGAAACCCTGCGGCTGGAGAAATTACAACGCAAGGTTGATGCTCTATTGAAGAGGTACGAAAGGATGGTTTCAGCTGTATCAAAATAA
- the TCB1 gene encoding tricalbin-1: MSAGTEIVNPPPAEEVAVVNGVDKLAPKALLATSNESSENKEVDEKATSAEIRPVMDATYVGWKQIGGWEESDRLTLQDQIIGANDETFLDNVIPDVAYGDWYHSVGIFFIGGFLSFLLGKFKFSLGPVFFIIIVTAIFYRTSIKKYRSALRELVQKEFTVDKIEDDYESMEWLNTFLDKYWPVLEPSVSTMVVDQVNVELAKNEAIPGFIKALWIDRFTLGVKPPRVELAKTFQNTDLDVAVMDFALSFTPHDLSDMTAKQLRNYVNQTVVIKAKMFGITVPVVVSDVSFRAHVRIRTKLMTAFPHIENVNIQLLDVPDVDFVCKLLGGTVFNWEIMNIPGLYPLIRELAKKYMGPMFLPPFSLQLNIEQLISGAAMSIGALELTVKNAKGLQRSSSLNVSVDPYLEFSINNTVLAQSRVVKDSLNPVWNESLFLLVGSFTDPLTITVYDKREKLKDKVLGRMYYNLSSLHDTPLQKNLSSFFLRNSKPVGELFFEMKFHRTLEPKKLPDGSVEEAPDLNTGITKITILEGKDFSETTTPVNCYVELYVNSKLVLTTSTVKGKEIPAWGTPYEAVVTNRRKTRVKLVVKNSKGEIITNTVQTLNDLIDRSLVEKEWIPLKNGRSSLKINTVFKPVSLDIGSNSVSYTPPAGVIRVLINKAHGLKNLERFGTIDPYARVLVNGQARGRTTDKESTTNPVWNESIYVSVTSPNQKITIECLDVETAGEDRTLGKFDIATADMFQKGPDDKYIAHIDEEPKTGKLISKKGGSKGEVTYYVSFYPAVPVLSLEEIQEVDEIAERKAKLEKEKKEMEESEELKNNSVLKKKLESEADELKELDDMYSAKLKLDLDELVQYNSGVLSVYILSAELPQQGCYIQAFFDSNGYPRFHTPRSPTRSFREGMVGDVMIKELEWSITTLRVTKNKDQNKAEDCICEVTIPTIELVRNCYYKPSIVNLKGNADAKVMLQVSWFPINTTKLPSSDLITNNGDLTVNIKGASNLLAADRNGKSDPYVKLYLNDNDTPFYKTKTLKKTLSPTWNESCTVQVVNRVNNYLKIKVMDWDAGNADDAIGEAVVPLSKIDPESPTDLDIPLILPPEKKDAGVIHLSFNFEPRYVLAVTRKETKIGDLAGKGLSAGIQAGTTVIGTGLGAVGKLKKGIFGSSKKRDEQIEEV, encoded by the coding sequence ATGAGTGCTGGTACGGAGATTGTAAATCCTCCTCCAGCTGAGGAAGTTGCGGTGGTTAATGGTGTCGACAAATTGGCACCAAAGGCTCTATTAGCAACGAGTAATGAGTCGTCTGAGAACAAAGAGGTTGATGAGAAGGCTACCAGTGCGGAGATCAGACCTGTTATGGATGCGACGTATGTCGGATGGAAGCAAATTGGAGGCTGGGAAGAAAGCGACCGTTTGACATTGCAGGACCAGATTATTGGTGCCAATGATGAGACGTTTTTGGACAACGTCATTCCAGACGTGGCTTACGGTGACTGGTACCATTCTGTGGGTATATTTTTCATTGGTGGtttcctttccttcttgttggGTAAATTCAAGTTTTCGCTAGGTcctgttttcttcatcattatcgTCACTGCTATCTTCTACAGGACGTCGATCAAGAAGTACAGATCGGCTCTTAGAGAACTTGTGCAGAAAGAATTTACGGTGGACAAGATTGAAGATGATTACGAATCTATGGAGTGGTTGAACACTTTCCTCGACAAGTACTGGCCTGTTTTAGAGCCATCCGTGTCGACTATGGTTGTTGACCAGGTTAACGTCGAATTGGCCAAAAATGAGGCCATCCCAGGGTTTATTAAGGCATTGTGGATAGACCGCTTTACTCTGGGTGTGAAGCCCCCAAGAGTGGAGTTGGCCAAGACCTTCCAAAATACGGATTTGGACGTTGCCGTTATGGACTTTGCGCTGTCGTTCACTCCTCACGACTTATCTGATATGACTGCAAAACAGTTGCGCAATTACGTTAATCAAACTGTTGTGATCAAAGCTAAGATGTTCGGTATTACTGTTCCTGTCGTTGTCTCCGACGTTTCCTTTAGGGCACACGTTAGAATTCGTACTAAGCTAATGACAGCTTTCCCTCACATTGAAAATGTCAATATTCAATTGCTAGACGTTCCCGatgttgattttgtttgCAAATTATTGGGTGGTACTGTTTTCAACTGGGAAATTATGAACATCCCAGGTCTTTATCCGCTAATTAGAGAACTTGCAAAGAAATACATGGGACCAATGTTTTTGCCTCCTTTCTCCTTACAATTGAACATTGAGCAGCTAATTTCCGGTGCTGCTATGTCTATTGGTGCCTTGGAACTAACTGTGAAAAATGCAAAGGGTCTACaacgttcttcttctttgaacgTTTCTGTCGATCCTTACCTAGAATTCTCCATTAACAACACTGTCCTTGCACAGTCAAGAGTTGTTAAGGATAGTTTGAACCCTGTTTGGAACGAAtcattgtttttgttggttgGCTCTTTCACTGACCCTCTAACAATTACTGTGTATGATAAGAGAGAAAAGTTGAAGGATAAAGTGTTGGGTAGAATGTACTATAATTTGAGCTCCTTGCATGATACTCCACTACAAAAGAACTTatcctctttcttcctAAGAAACTCCAAGCCAGTGGGTGaattgttctttgaaatgaaattcCATCGTACTCTAGAGCCAAAGAAACTACCAGACGGTAGTGTCGAAGAAGCTCCTGATCTCAACACTGGTATTACTAAGATTACAATCTTAGAAGGTAAGGATTTCAGTGAAACTACCACACCTGTTAACTGTTATGTTGAACTATATGTTAACTCTAAGTTGGTTTTGACAACTTCCACCGTGAAGGGTAAAGAAATTCCTGCCTGGGGAACTCCTTATGAAGCAGTTGTTACCAACCGTAGAAAAACTAGAGTTAAATTGGTTGTCAAGAACAGTAAGGGCGAAATTATAACGAATACTGTTCAAACTTTGAATGATTTAATAGATAGATCTTTGGTCGAGAAAGAGTGGATCCCATTGAAGAATGGTCGTAGTTCTTTGAAAATCAACACCGTATTCAAGCCAGTCTCTTTGGATATTGGTTCAAATTCAGTATCATATACCCCACCAGCTGGTGTCATTCGTGTGTTGATAAACAAAGCACATGGtttgaaaaatttggaaagaTTTGGTACTATTGATCCATATGCTAGAGTCCTTGTTAATGGACAAGCTAGGGGTAGAACTACTGATAAGGAGTCAACCACAAATCCAGTATGGAACGAATCTATCTATGTTTCTGTGACATctccaaaccaaaaaattaCTATTGAATGTCTTGACGTGGAAACCGCCGGAGAAGATCGTACTTTGGGTAAATTCGATATTGCCACTGCTGATATGTTCCAAAAAGGTCCCGATGACAAATATATTGCAcatattgatgaagaacctAAGACTGGTAAATTAATCAGTAAAAAGGGTGGTTCAAAGGGTGAAGTTACTTATTATGTGTCATTTTATCCTGCGGTTCCTGTTCTATCATTAGAAGAGATCCAAGAAGTCGACGAAATCGCTGAAAGAAAGGCTAAGCtcgaaaaggaaaagaaggaaatggaagaatCGGAAGAGCTTAAGAACAACTCTGTACTCAAGAAGAAACTTGAATCGGAGGCTGATGAGTTAAAGGAACTTGATGATATGTATAGCGCTAAGCTGAAACTTGATTTGGATGAATTGGTACAGTACAACAGCGGTGTCCTTTCTGTTTACATTTTAAGTGCAGAACTTCCTCAACAAGGTTGTTACATACAGGCATTCTTCGATTCTAATGGATATCCACGTTTCCACACGCCAAGAAGTCCTACGAGATCATTCAGAGAAGGTATGGTGGGAGATGTCATGATTAAGGAATTGGAATGGTCCATCACAACACTCAGAGTGACTAAAAATAAAGACCAAAATAAGGCAGAAGACTGCATCTGTGAGGTTACTATTCCAACTATTGAGTTGGTAAGAAACTGCTACTACAAGCCATCTATTGTGAACCTAAAGGGTAATGCTGACGCCAAGGTAATGCTGCAGGTTTCTTGGTTCCCAATCAACACCACCAAATTACCTTCATCAGACTTGATCACCAACAACGGTGATTTAACCGTCAACATCAAGGGTGCCAGTAACTTACTTGCAGCAGATAGAAATGGTAAATCTGATCCATACGTTAAGTTGTATCTCAACGATAATGATACGCCATTCTACAAGACTAAAACTCTAAAGAAAACTTTATCTCCTACGTGGAACGAATCATGTACTGTGCAAGTCGTCAATCGTGTTAATAATTATTTGAAGATAAAGGTCATGGATTGGGATGCTGGTAACGCAGATGATGCTATTGGAGAAGCTGTTGTTCCATTGTCCAAGATTGACCCAGAAAGTCCAACTGATCTTGATATTCCACTAATCTTACCTCCTGAGAAAAAGGACGCCGGTGTAATTCATTTGTCGTTTAACTTCGAACCAAGATACGTTTTAGCAGTGACTagaaaagaaaccaagATTGGTGATTTAGCCGGTAAGGGTTTATCTGCCGGTATCCAAGCGGGTACTACAGTCATTGGAACTGGTCTTGGAGCTGTAGGAAAACTAAAGAAAGGTATCTTCGGcagttcaaagaaaagagacgAACAAATCGAGGAAGTTTGA